A stretch of DNA from Malus sylvestris chromosome 9, drMalSylv7.2, whole genome shotgun sequence:
ATTTATGTGTCTTTTAAAGCGATAAACTTATCATTattagggtttatttttggcCATACATGTTTGATGTGCAGTGTTGTATAAGTGCTTTTGCCTGAGCTTCATCTGTGAGATATGTTAATTTGGGTTTATACCGCGGCATCCTTCATATGTTGGGAGATTTGGAAATCTAGATGTAATTGTATTTTTCATGGTTCAGTTCCTTCTTTGGAGTATACGGCCGAGAAAGCTTCTCGGGCTGCGGCGGAGTTTTTCAAGGTAAATGGATCTCAAGAAGGTTCCAATACTCCTTTGCCGAATTTGGTTGTCTCTCATCCCCATTTTTGGGAGCCCCCTCCCTATTGGAGTTATCAAGGCAAATTTTGATAGTGCTTGGTCAAGCAATACTCTTCAGTCTGGATTGGGAGTTGTCTTCCGCTCATCCAACGGGACTATTATTAATGGAGTTTCCACCCCTTGCCTATCTTCATCTGCTCTTCAAACTGAGGCCAAGGCAGTTCTTCTTGCCGTCCGTTCAGCAAAGGATAGCAACTTTAGCGATGTGGTTTTTGAATCCGACTTGTTGGAGCTTATCAGAAACTTAAAAAATGATTTCAAGAAAGCCAATTGGACCATTTTTCCCTTGCTCATCCAAATTCGGAACCTATCTTCTCAGTTTCGCTCGCTCAACTGGCGGTGGGTTCCTCGTCAAGCGAATAGTGCAGCCGATTGGGTTGCGTCGCATTGTAAAAGAGGGATGTGTTCTGATGTTTAGGTCATACGACCCCCATCCTCTCTAGTTCATATTTTGTCCAAAGATGGTCTCCCTTGCCCTCCTTAATTCTCCTGGAGTTGAGACTGTGGAGAAGTACAGATTGGACTTTAGCCTCTCTTTTAGGTCGTGCTCTGTCTCCTCCTAGTCTTAACACTAGGGTGAGTCCTTGTTGACTCTATCTCTTTTTTTCTGCTGTTCGGTTCCTgttgtttttttcctttccttgtATTGCGGCTTGGCTGCTGGGCTTTGCCCTTATGAATGGTTcatctttgtaaaaaaaatacataagatTTGGACAGTTATCGTTATCAATTAATCCTCACATATCTCTactaatctctactaattaatgaaatcttttttgtcaaccaaaacatGATGAAAAGACAACTTAGTCTTCTATCAAACAAAaagatgggcaataatgtaatttcacagatCTAAAACGATATTGGATCACCCAAAGATATTCTTTGATCTCAATCCTTTTATGTAACTGTCATAGACCAACAAATCTGGCAGCTTATTATTTTCACAACATTAATTAGTCTGTGGATCAATGCTGAAAAATGTCCCAAAATTCTActggaaaaaattaaaataaaatcaaactaATTAACCTCTCTAAATGTATAAAAACGCTAAGTGACCAACCTTTTATATCTTAATTATAATGCTAATGCTACAGCAGAAGAACGAGCTTTTTCCTAATtgtgaacaaatgatattatctacattaacgAAAGGGAGATGAGCTTCCTCCTAATTAAAACTGTTAAAATGTGAAACAATCAAACCAAAATGCACAGGGTAAACAAATTAAAGGGAGTACCATATGTATAGAGTTATGAATTGAAGATGTGAATTTAGTTACGAATCTCTTTAATCCTAACTTATTAAGTAGTAGAGTTGGCCTGAAACAACTTTTGTAGATTATCAAAGACGGGCCAGAAGTCCACTACCAACAACACTGATATTgtccttgttgatgcacaaaataagtggggactttggtacaacagaaagtgttaagtttgtgaccttcgcttgattgctccggtcactggtgtggataagtatgtaaatggatagagaaagggaagcaaacacaagatgtacgtggttcacccagattggctacgtccacagagtagaggagttctcattaattatgaagggtttacacaagtacatagattcaagctctcctttagtgagtactagtgaatgatttagtacaaatgacattagaaaatattgtgagagaatgatctctattatagaagagagtttctagtttcattctgacattgacacgtgtcgtgttatgattggcttttgatgttaacacgtgtcgcgctatgattagcttctgatgctgacacgtgtcgcgctgtgattggcctcctggttagaaggaaactcttctgggtccttgacggtataacgttgaccggtgctcagtagttttgggattggtcaagtatggtacaaacaatgctctcctaagttcccgagtgaaggaagcttttcggttggggacttgcaagatccaagccattgagtaatcacgaaacttctaagtaccgaagtgtggtatcatttttacttgccttatctgtctcatatgtagatgtggcatcttctttggaagtacttttcctccatccaggggtggtattttTAACCGATGAAGAGGCACAAAGTagtgtatcaatttcacttgaagcttacttgtagtttcgggcttggtcaagtgtaatacaaaccctatagtaggagtcccccaagtcgccgagctaggagatttgccgaatgaggtaacagacaaggtaagcaatcagacttccaagcaagcaacctggatcggaggttcgacttcggcttccagttgattgttctcattcttcttgtgtcgtaaatagcaccaatgataaggagaagcaaatggagaaaagatgatatgagatacttttgcttttgaagaagtaactttccacaggcttattcttgaactgggctggagggttttctggtttcctccatagtataaggccgactcaagaatttgagggtcaaaacaagtccatcaaatctatagtacgttcgaccctgatgatatcggatacttttgctattgacaaagtagtggatgtatcggtacgtgttctgttacgcttgtctccacatgtttccttgtatcattctcacttgccctatctattcctcaggcagatgtagtatcttctctagaagcataagatgttgaagatgagtactcgagagcaatgccaggtaagtaatcaggcaaggggttataggcagtcaattcctgactggaagcttgattccaagtactgactgattgctctctttctacttgtcttgcaggtaagaacaaggccaaaggaaaagacaaggaaaaagcatgatataagatactcttgcttttaaccctatgatatgagatactcttgctctggtgtggcttgtttgcagaggtattatcgggaggaaaagaagctgagtatttcgagagactctgctgagagtgccctctcggatgtgaagaaaagttgagcatttttttttatttacaggtctgcctggctgtaaaggatgaaggtcgacatatatatgagtctccctaacaacaagtagtaatgctattcctttacccttcttggtcataacaatgtagtgggagctgcaagcttcacgtgttttaactttgttagagcactttgaaaaaatggtctgtggtatctggaaagctgatgttgcgtgtgaagattgcagataagctttatccaaggaaatctggctctcgaagttcaaagagcggtgcctcttcagttttcgaacaagcaatcatgtcggggatctggctctcgagattcagagaactgtgcctcttcgatttttgagaaaacaatcttgttgggagtctggctctcgagatttggagagcagtgtctcttcgattttttagaaagtaatcatgttgggagtctgactctcgagattcgaagagcagtgtctctttgatttttgagaaagtaatcttgttgggagtctggctctcgagattcggaaggcggtgcctcttcgatttttgagcacgtaatcctgttgggagtctggctctcgagattcggagagcggtgcctcttcgatttttgagaaagcaatcatgttgggagtgttttctcgaatgtgagtaaaggttgggcatttttacctgtctgccttgccacaaagcacagaggttgacacacatagagactttttagttatcaagcagtggtgttgttcctttacccttgtgggtaatagtagggtagttggaccttccaaagttatgtgtctaaactttgtcagagatctttggcaaagttatctgtggtacccgatgagctgatgttgcgtgtgaaaagtggtgccttttcgaaatccgaagagtggtgcctcttcaatttttgaaccaacgaccatgttgccctttctttgctattcctttacccttcttggtcatagcaatgtagtgggaactGCAAGCTGCacatgtctaaactttgtcagagatctttggcaaagttatctgtggtacccgaggagttgatgttgcgtgtggaaagtggtgcctcttcgaaatccggagagtggtgccttttcgatttttgaaccaacggccatgttgccctttcttttataagggcaccaattgtgtgcaataAGTACATTCATAGAGTTATTGCTGGTAGGatttttccccttatttttgtacttaagagatttattgcaccttatttctcctttatcatttctaagaatgtctggcccatccgatcgtcgttttgacttgaactttggtgaagatgcagccatgccttcttaaTATAACATATGGCGCATATCCTTTTTatctcctactggtcctcttaccgttagggactctgtgatgaagaatgatataaatgctgcggtggtggccaggaaccttctcactcctaaagataacatactacttttcAAATGGTCTAATGAGTtagttgttaaggattctctggctctcagtgttcagtgtgcaggttctgtgtctaatatggcccaacgcctatttgctcgaacccgccaagttgaatcattggcggctgaaatgataagtctcaaacaggatatcagagagctcaagcataagaataaacagttgcacaagcttgcacatgactatgctacaaacatgaagagaaagcttgaccagctgcaggaatctgatggtcagattttacttgatcatcagaggtttgtgggtttgttccaaaggcatttatttccttcgtcttctagggctgtacctcgtaatgaagctccaaatgatcaaccttcggtgcctcctcgtTCTAGGGTTCtacccagtactgaggctttgAATGATCACCCTTcggtgcctactctttctggggctctgtcgactgctgagacttctcatgatcaacctttgtgaaggctccctcttgtttgtttattttgattcatgtatatgtacatatttgtaacttatcggagatatcaataaacaaactttgcttcatttcaacgtattgtgttaaatacaccaatgtcttcttcactaagttctttgaattttttc
This window harbors:
- the LOC126633755 gene encoding uncharacterized protein LOC126633755, translating into MDLKKVPILLCRIWLSLIPIFGSPLPIGVIKANFDSAWSSNTLQSGLGVVFRSSNGTIINGVSTPCLSSSALQTEAKAVLLAVRSAKDSNFSDVVFESDLLELIRNLKNDFKKANWTIFPLLIQIRNLSSQFRSLNWRWVPRQANSAADWVASHCKRGMCSDV